CTCCAAAAATGGCACCAATGATCCATTTTGTTTGGCTATGGATCGCACCATGTATTTCGGAGATTTCCTTTCTGACTTTGCCCACTTCTTCCAATATTCTTCGTTCGAATTTTTCTAACAATAATTCTGTCATAGTCTTGTTTTCAAACCTCTCCATTTTTTGTACATACTCT
Above is a window of Leptospira semungkisensis DNA encoding:
- a CDS encoding LA_3696 family protein; amino-acid sequence: MGLELIPRPSKKLREILGQEATEDLEEYVQKMERFENKTMTELLLEKFERRILEEVGKVRKEISEIHGAIHSQTKWIIGAIFGAVPFYMAIYKLLG